A segment of the Salmo trutta chromosome 3, fSalTru1.1, whole genome shotgun sequence genome:
AGTTTCGAGAGACGTCCTTGAATGACCATCTCCTCACCGGTCCAGAGTTGACAAACACATTGCTGGGTGTCCTTTGTCGTTTTCGTAAGGGTCCAGTTGCAATCATGTGTGATGTAGAGCGCATGTTCCACCAGTTTCATGTGAAAGCAGAAGACCAAGATCATCTGCGGTTCCTTTGGTGGGAGAACGGAGATCTAGAGTCTCAACCCTCAGTGTATCGTATGAAGGTCCACTTGTTCGGCGCAGCTTCATCTCCTGGTTGCGCCAACTATGGTCTCAAACATCTCGCTGCCGAAGGACGAGGAAGCTTCAGCGAGAAGTCTATCCAGTTCATAGAAAGGAACTTTTATGTTGATGATGGGTTGACGAGCGTATCGTCTGAAGCTGAAGCGGCCCAGCTGGTGAAAGAGGCAAGAGAGCTTTGCAGCATCGGCAAACTTCGGTTGCACAAGTTTATCTCTAACAGCAAGGAAGTTATAGCCACAATTCCCAAGGAAGAATGTGCTGAGGGTGCCAAAGACCTGGATATGGCTCTGGGTGAACCACACATGGAGAGGGCGCTTGGTGTACTATGGTGTGTCGCATCAGACGAGTTCCAGTTTAGGGTAGTTGTTAAGGAACGCCCACTCACAAGAAGAGGAGTGTTGTCTACAGTAGCCTCTGTATATGATCCGCTTGGGTTTATGGCACCCTTTGTCCTGGCAGGGAAGCAGATCTTGCAGCAGATGTGTCGTGACAAGATCGACTGGGATGACCCCATTCCAGATGACCTACTTTCCAGTGGGAATTCTGGCTCCAAAGTCTGCAAAAGTTGTCGGAAGTAAGGATCCAACGAGGCTACTTGCCATCAAGTTTCAAGGAAGTGCAGAGTTATGAGCTCCATCACTTCTCCGACGCTAGTACCTCAGGTTATGGAGAGTGCTCATACCTCAGAACAATCAGCACAGCAGGAGAAGTTCATTGCTCCCTAGTTATGGGGAGGTCGAGAGTCGCCCCTTCCAAGATTACGACCATACTACGACTGGAACTTTCAGCAGCGGTGGTAGCTGTTCGAACAAGTGACATGCTCAAAAGGGAGCTAGAGATACAAGGTCTACAGGAATACTTCTGGACAGACTCGAAGGTAGTTCTTGGCTACATCAACAATGAAGCCAGAAGATTCCACGTCTTTGTAGCTAACCGTATCCAACACATTAAGCAAAGCACAGATCCCGAACAATGGAGATATGTGACCTCTGAAGAGAATCCTGCGGATCATGCTTCCAGAGGTCTCACATCAGAACAGCTCATGGCTTCTAACTGGTTCACAGGTCCAGACTTTCTTTGGCAAGAAGAACTTCCCAAAGGACAAGCCAAGGGGGGAGAGTTCTCAGACAATGACCCAGAGCTGCAGAAATCCCTGGTCCATGATACCCAGGCAAAGGAAGAAAGATCGTTACTAGATCACCTTCACAAGTTCTCAGACTGGGCAAGAGTGGTAAAAGCTATTGCCAGGCTCAAACGACGTGTCAAGGAAGCCATAGGCTTAAAATTGAGGTCTAGTGAAGCTACAAGcatagaagaaaggagagaggcagagctcACCATTATAAGGATGGTTCAAGAAGCAGCCTTCTCCCATGAGATACACAAACTTAGGCACCAGAAAGACATCAAGACCAAAGATAAACCAAGCAAGTTGCATAAATTGAGTCCATTTCTGGATGAGCAAGGTATCCTCAGGGTGGGAGGTCGCTTGGCTCATGCAACTCTTCATTCCCACGTGAAGCATCCTGCAATCCTGCCAAGAGATAGCCACTTGTCAGTGCTGCTCGTCAAGCACTATCATGAAAGACTACGACACTAAGGACGTGGAATAACGATCAATGAGCTGCGATCCAACGGTATATGGATCCTAGGATGCAGCAATGCAATTTCCTCGAACATCTACAAATGTGTGAAATGCAGGAAATTCAGAAGATGTACAGAAGAGCAAAGGATGGCAGATCTTCCGAAGGAACGCATGGAGACCACGCCTCCCTTCACATACTGCGGGATGGACTGCTTTGGACCTTTCTATGCCAAGGACGGAAGAAGAGAGTTAAAGCGTTATGGGCTCCTACTCACTTGCATGGGCTCTCGAGCAGTTCACATTGAAATGCTTAATGACTTAACCACCGATGCCTTTATCAATGCCCTGCGTTCATTCATCGCCATACGTGGTAATGTTCGTCAAATCAGATGTGATCAAGGCAGCAACTTCATTGGCGCAAGACGCGAGTTTGTGGACGCCCGGAAAGAAATGGATCAAGAACGATTGAAGGAACTTGGATGCGAGTTTATCATGAACACCCCATCTTCAAGTCACATGGGTGGTGTTTGGGAAAGGCAAATCCGCACGATACGAAGTGTCTTGACATCCATTCTTGATCAGTCAGACGGAAGACTCGACAGCGCTTCTCTGCGTACCTTTCTCTATGAAGTCATGGCGATTTTAAATAGTAGGCCCCTAACTAGGGAATATCTGAATGATCCATTAGGTCCAGAACCGCTCACACCAAATCACATCTTGACAATGAAGTCCACAATTCTCTTACCACCACCTGGACAGTTCATCAAGGAAGATCTTTATCTCCGCAAGAGATGGCGCAGAGTACAATTCTTAGCCAATGAATTCTGGGCAAGGTGGAAGAAAGAGTACCTCCTAAACCTCCAACACAGGCAGAAATGGAATAAAGACAGAAGAAACGCAAGTATTAATGACATTGTCATATTGCAAGATGATACTGTACCACGCAACCAGTGGAAATTGGCAAAGGATACAGAAGTGTACCCGGGACAGGATGGCCGGGTGAGAAGATGCAAGTTACTGATCAGCGACTCAACCCTGGATGAGAAAGGTAAACGCATCACCAAACCCACCTATCTGGAGAGGCCCATCCATAAGACAGTCACCCTCCTGGAAGCCGATCAAAAACCCTGCAGACCCCTTTCTCAGAAATCACAGGTGATTGGTGGGAGTGTAACTGACAATTAATCTGTAAGTCTATgtc
Coding sequences within it:
- the LOC115179216 gene encoding uncharacterized protein LOC115179216 produces the protein MADLPKERMETTPPFTYCGMDCFGPFYAKDGRRELKRYGLLLTCMGSRAVHIEMLNDLTTDAFINALRSFIAIRGNVRQIRCDQGSNFIGARREFVDARKEMDQERLKELGCEFIMNTPSSSHMGGVWERQIRTIRSVLTSILDQSDGRLDSASLRTFLYEVMAILNSRPLTREYLNDPLGPEPLTPNHILTMKSTILLPPPGQFIKEDLYLRKRWRRVQFLANEFWARWKKEYLLNLQHRQKWNKDRRNASINDIVILQDDTVPRNQWKLAKDTEVYPGQDGRVRRCKLLISDSTLDEKGKRITKPTYLERPIHKTVTLLEADQKPCRPLSQKSQVIGGSVTDN